The following proteins are encoded in a genomic region of Gemmatimonadota bacterium:
- a CDS encoding alpha/beta fold hydrolase, producing the protein MSAPRPRRQDGVPARAARLLCTTLPILVALLLVVLAPRPTRAQGAPGSDLLVLLAGNDTIAIERFTRSRAGLDVEMLIKPASARFTLRVDVDAQGRATRLLNDYRAATAAVTSAPAQHAEARFTGDSVIVDISGGGRTATQRFATSPGAVPFINPSFAIVELVIQRARAIGGDSVPVPIWNLQGGQTAFASVVRRGSDSVVVLLGNVPARLAVNAAGDITGGVIPAQGLRLVRVRGGSASASAMSVEKPDYSAPAGAPYTAEEVTVRTPGGHTLAGTLTMPRDRKGKVAAVVTITGSGPEDRDEAIPPLKGYRPFRQIADTLGRHGIAVLRLDDRGHGASTGDHASATSADFADDIRAGLAYLRARPEIDGSRLALVGHSEGGLIAPMVAVSDPSLRGIVLMAGPSQTGRQILRFQLGNAVRRDTSLTPARRDSSLATLDASIDSLASTSTWLKYFLDYDPLVTARKVRVPTLILQGATDQQVTAEQAGALEKAMRDGGNRRVAMRVFPEANHLFVQDANGNPAGYTTLPDRFVRADVMAALLDWLRTTLK; encoded by the coding sequence ATGTCCGCACCACGACCGCGCCGTCAAGACGGCGTCCCGGCGCGCGCCGCGCGCCTGCTGTGCACCACCCTCCCGATCCTCGTCGCGCTGCTGCTGGTTGTCCTCGCACCGCGGCCCACGCGCGCGCAGGGCGCGCCCGGCAGCGACCTTCTCGTCCTGCTGGCAGGGAACGACACCATCGCGATCGAGCGCTTCACCCGTTCGCGGGCAGGGCTCGACGTGGAGATGCTCATCAAGCCGGCCAGCGCACGCTTCACGCTGCGTGTCGACGTCGACGCGCAGGGCCGAGCGACGCGCCTGCTCAACGACTATCGCGCGGCCACGGCCGCCGTGACCAGCGCCCCGGCGCAGCACGCCGAGGCGCGGTTCACGGGCGACAGCGTCATCGTCGACATCAGTGGGGGCGGGCGCACCGCGACGCAGCGCTTCGCCACCAGCCCGGGGGCGGTGCCGTTCATCAATCCGTCGTTTGCCATCGTCGAGTTGGTGATCCAGCGTGCCCGCGCCATCGGTGGTGACTCCGTACCGGTCCCCATCTGGAACCTGCAGGGCGGGCAGACCGCGTTCGCGAGCGTCGTGCGCCGGGGGAGCGATTCGGTGGTCGTGCTGCTGGGCAACGTCCCGGCGCGCCTGGCGGTGAATGCGGCAGGCGACATCACGGGCGGTGTCATTCCGGCGCAGGGGCTGCGCCTCGTGCGTGTGCGCGGCGGCAGTGCCAGTGCCAGCGCGATGTCGGTGGAGAAGCCGGACTATTCCGCCCCCGCCGGCGCACCCTACACGGCGGAAGAAGTCACCGTCCGCACCCCGGGCGGGCACACGCTGGCCGGGACGCTCACGATGCCTCGCGACCGAAAGGGGAAGGTGGCGGCGGTGGTCACGATCACCGGGAGCGGACCCGAAGATCGTGACGAGGCGATTCCCCCCCTGAAGGGATATCGTCCCTTCCGGCAGATTGCCGACACGCTCGGCCGTCACGGCATTGCGGTGTTGCGCCTGGACGATCGCGGCCACGGCGCGTCGACGGGCGATCACGCTTCGGCGACGAGCGCCGACTTCGCCGATGACATTCGCGCCGGGCTCGCCTACCTGCGCGCGCGCCCCGAGATCGACGGGTCGCGACTCGCACTCGTGGGACACAGCGAGGGCGGGCTCATTGCACCGATGGTGGCGGTGAGCGATCCGTCGCTGCGCGGCATCGTGCTGATGGCCGGGCCGTCACAGACGGGGCGACAGATCCTGCGCTTCCAGCTGGGGAACGCCGTGCGTCGCGACACGTCGCTCACGCCCGCGCGGCGCGACTCGTCCCTAGCGACGCTCGACGCGTCGATCGACTCGCTGGCGAGCACGTCGACGTGGTTGAAGTACTTCCTCGACTACGATCCGTTGGTCACCGCGCGCAAGGTGCGCGTGCCGACGCTGATCCTGCAGGGGGCAACGGACCAGCAGGTGACGGCGGAGCAGGCGGGGGCACTCGAGAAGGCCATGCGTGACGGCGGGAATCGTCGCGTGGCGATGCGCGTCTTTCCCGAGGCGAATCACCTCTTCGTGCAGGATGCCAACGGGAATCCGGCGGGCTACACCACGCTCCCCGATCGCTTCGTGCGCGCCGACGTGATGGCGGCGTTGCTCGACTGGCTGCGCACGACGCTCAAGTAG
- a CDS encoding deoxyribonuclease IV — protein sequence MTHYFGAHTIGTGGVHMAAARAGAAGMKALQIFSGMPQFYNEKASVKPEKAQRFTEAMAAAGIDKRHCIVHAAYVLNTASPEPEKYERAKLGLAKELERTTALGVLGFCFHPGSAGTSDPAGAIARVGDAMSFALEKVPEGAKIFIENTAGAGRTMGRAPEEIAGMLARVPAASRARAGYGLDTCHLFASGHDFTSGPDAARALLDRFCDVIGEAPSFLHLNDSEGDFASNKDRHALIGEGKIGVEPFRWLLQDPRTQEIPLILETPQANPDIADGDASADPFDVRMITLLQSLVA from the coding sequence ATGACCCACTACTTCGGAGCGCACACGATTGGCACCGGTGGCGTCCACATGGCGGCGGCGCGTGCGGGCGCGGCCGGCATGAAGGCGCTGCAGATCTTTAGCGGGATGCCGCAGTTCTACAACGAGAAGGCGAGCGTCAAGCCGGAGAAGGCGCAGCGTTTCACCGAGGCGATGGCGGCGGCCGGCATCGACAAGCGGCACTGCATCGTGCACGCGGCCTACGTCCTCAACACCGCGTCGCCGGAGCCGGAGAAGTACGAGCGTGCCAAGCTCGGCCTCGCCAAGGAGCTCGAGCGCACGACCGCGCTCGGCGTGCTCGGCTTCTGTTTCCACCCCGGCTCGGCGGGGACGAGCGATCCCGCCGGGGCGATCGCGCGTGTGGGGGATGCGATGAGTTTCGCGCTCGAGAAGGTCCCCGAGGGCGCGAAGATCTTCATCGAGAACACGGCCGGGGCCGGGCGCACCATGGGGCGCGCACCGGAGGAGATTGCCGGGATGCTGGCGCGCGTCCCGGCGGCGTCGCGCGCGCGCGCCGGCTACGGGCTCGACACCTGCCATCTCTTTGCCAGCGGGCACGACTTCACGTCGGGGCCTGACGCGGCGCGTGCGCTCCTCGATCGTTTCTGCGACGTGATCGGCGAGGCGCCGTCGTTCCTGCACCTCAACGACTCCGAGGGAGATTTCGCGTCGAACAAGGATCGACACGCCCTCATCGGGGAGGGGAAGATCGGGGTCGAGCCGTTCCGTTGGCTCCTGCAGGACCCGCGCACGCAGGAGATTCCGCTCATCCTCGAGACGCCGCAGGCCAACCCGGACATCGCCGACGGCGACGCCTCGGCCGACCCGTTCGACGTGCGGATGATCACGTTGCTGCAGTCGCTGGTCGCCTAA